A DNA window from Kitasatospora atroaurantiaca contains the following coding sequences:
- a CDS encoding sulfatase-like hydrolase/transferase, whose product MAAAASRPNILVIVTDDQPKHTDWATPKTIAWLAGQGVKFTNGHVATPLCAPSRSSVFSGRFAHNHSVLDNGHPYNLDQNTTVQRYLKQAGYRNGLFGKYLNAWNVADNPPHFEEWVLEDPVVYNDGTYNVNGSVKTIAGYSTTVIKNRALAFLDKAATDTRPWFLYVAPKASHEPNTPEPKYATTAVPAWNGRPAGPTARGRSARSRSARSGSRPPR is encoded by the coding sequence GTGGCCGCAGCGGCGAGCCGTCCCAACATCCTGGTGATCGTCACCGACGACCAGCCCAAGCACACCGACTGGGCCACCCCGAAGACGATCGCCTGGCTGGCCGGGCAGGGCGTCAAGTTCACCAACGGGCATGTGGCCACACCGCTGTGCGCGCCCTCGCGCTCGTCGGTCTTCTCGGGCCGATTCGCCCACAACCACAGCGTCCTGGACAACGGCCACCCGTACAACCTGGACCAGAACACCACGGTGCAGCGCTACCTCAAGCAGGCCGGCTACCGCAACGGACTGTTCGGCAAGTACCTCAACGCGTGGAACGTCGCCGACAACCCGCCCCACTTCGAGGAGTGGGTGCTGGAGGACCCGGTGGTCTACAACGACGGCACGTACAACGTGAACGGCAGCGTCAAGACGATCGCCGGCTACAGCACCACCGTCATCAAGAACCGGGCGCTCGCCTTCCTGGACAAGGCGGCCACCGACACCCGCCCCTGGTTCCTGTACGTCGCGCCGAAGGCCTCGCACGAGCCGAACACCCCCGAGCCCAAGTACGCCACCACGGCCGTCCCGGCCTGGAACGGACGCCCGGCCGGGCCGACGGCGAGGGGCCGGTCCGCGAGATCGAGGTCGGCCCGTTCCGGATCGCGCCCGCCACGGTGA
- a CDS encoding YccF domain-containing protein, whose product MLRDPAPREAIPFGIAAFRIAGYVLWPFGRTTVEKPDAGAPSCIGNVIWVIFAGWWLALAHIATSIPLFLSIIGIPFGWANLKMIPISLMPLGREVVPTDEKFGGR is encoded by the coding sequence TTGCTGCGCGATCCTGCTCCTCGGGAAGCGATCCCGTTCGGCATCGCCGCGTTCCGAATCGCGGGGTACGTCCTCTGGCCCTTCGGGCGGACGACGGTGGAGAAGCCCGACGCAGGGGCGCCGTCCTGCATCGGCAATGTGATCTGGGTGATCTTCGCGGGCTGGTGGCTGGCGCTCGCTCACATCGCGACGAGCATCCCGCTGTTCCTGTCGATCATCGGGATCCCGTTCGGCTGGGCGAACCTCAAGATGATCCCGATCTCCCTCATGCCGTTGGGTCGCGAGGTCGTCCCCACAGACGAGAAGTTCGGCGGCCGCTGA
- a CDS encoding SPFH domain-containing protein, with protein MAATYAWQLASIQVIPTGSAAIVERFGKYSRTLFTGFNTITPLADTVRNRIDLREQTVPFPLYVISTYDGSAMPIELTIQYSVTDPVKATYSTASYIQALERHTLYELTYALSNLAAADARMSLQQVAGEVRQALEPRAARWGLTLHEVLLTLGTIEVTEHEDEAAVVADHGGASAQVYASHVVMNVSGQISNQANGGFESMSNWKIERQQISGGNIQQGDRNHQANYGQGGELGWQQARDVITTLLAELRMASQAGRLTAPSIIADAEVIEGELVAADAERREPDAGLMRQAWERMKTTAGPAAIAVAGTATADLIAQLGQLLGT; from the coding sequence TTGGCGGCAACTTACGCATGGCAGTTAGCCAGCATTCAGGTAATACCGACCGGATCTGCCGCGATAGTTGAGCGTTTCGGCAAGTATAGTCGTACGCTATTCACAGGATTCAACACGATCACTCCACTTGCAGACACAGTCAGAAATCGAATTGACCTTCGCGAGCAGACCGTCCCGTTCCCACTGTATGTGATCTCAACATACGATGGCTCCGCCATGCCGATCGAATTGACGATTCAATACAGCGTCACCGATCCAGTAAAAGCTACCTACAGCACGGCTTCATACATTCAGGCACTTGAGCGACACACCCTATATGAACTCACATATGCGCTTTCCAACCTTGCAGCCGCCGATGCGCGAATGTCACTTCAGCAAGTTGCTGGAGAGGTTCGCCAAGCCCTCGAACCGCGAGCAGCCCGCTGGGGGCTAACGCTCCACGAAGTCCTACTCACCCTAGGCACGATCGAGGTCACCGAACATGAGGATGAGGCCGCCGTGGTCGCCGACCACGGCGGAGCGTCAGCGCAGGTATACGCCTCACACGTAGTCATGAATGTCAGCGGGCAGATATCCAACCAGGCGAACGGCGGGTTCGAGTCAATGAGTAACTGGAAGATCGAGCGGCAACAAATATCAGGCGGCAACATTCAGCAGGGCGACCGTAACCATCAGGCCAATTACGGACAGGGCGGCGAACTCGGCTGGCAGCAGGCGCGTGATGTGATTACTACCCTGCTCGCAGAACTGAGGATGGCGAGCCAAGCAGGAAGGCTGACAGCGCCTTCGATAATCGCAGACGCCGAGGTAATCGAAGGCGAGCTGGTGGCCGCGGATGCGGAAAGGCGTGAACCTGACGCTGGCCTCATGCGCCAGGCATGGGAGCGGATGAAGACCACGGCTGGTCCGGCAGCCATCGCAGTAGCTGGAACAGCTACAGCCGACCTGATTGCCCAACTCGGCCAGCTTCTCGGAACCTGA
- a CDS encoding phosphodiesterase, whose translation MLVFAHLSDIHLDGSPRSADRARAVMDHLDALPYDLAAVLVTGDIADHGLPAEYEEAREILASRHPVLICPGNHDVRGAFREVLLGEPAADGPVNQVLRTEGAVVALCDSSVPGKDEGRLDDETLAWLESVLAGTPEDVPVLVAFHHPPAVLHVPLVDAIRQFDEERLAALVTRHPNIAALLCGHAHTPAATTFAGRPLVVAPGVVSTVKLPWEPGEILDHTLPPALAFHVLDDDRRLTTHYRITG comes from the coding sequence GTGCTCGTGTTCGCCCACCTCAGCGACATCCACCTCGACGGCTCGCCACGCAGCGCCGACCGTGCCAGGGCGGTGATGGACCACCTCGACGCACTGCCGTACGACCTCGCGGCGGTGCTGGTCACCGGGGACATCGCCGACCACGGCCTGCCCGCCGAGTACGAGGAGGCCCGCGAGATCCTCGCCTCACGGCACCCGGTGCTGATCTGCCCCGGCAACCACGACGTCCGCGGCGCGTTCCGCGAGGTCCTGCTGGGCGAGCCCGCAGCCGACGGCCCGGTCAACCAGGTCCTGCGTACGGAGGGCGCGGTCGTCGCGCTCTGCGACTCCTCGGTGCCCGGGAAGGACGAGGGCCGGCTGGACGACGAGACCCTCGCCTGGCTGGAGTCGGTGCTCGCCGGGACACCGGAGGACGTACCCGTGCTGGTCGCCTTCCACCACCCGCCCGCCGTGCTGCACGTCCCGCTCGTAGACGCGATCCGCCAGTTCGACGAGGAGCGGCTCGCCGCGCTGGTCACCCGTCACCCGAACATCGCGGCACTGCTGTGCGGACACGCCCACACCCCCGCCGCGACCACCTTCGCGGGACGGCCGCTGGTGGTGGCGCCCGGCGTCGTCTCCACGGTGAAGCTGCCGTGGGAGCCCGGCGAGATCCTGGACCACACTCTGCCGCCGGCCCTCGCCTTCCATGTCCTGGACGACGACCGGCGGTTGACGACGCACTACCGGATCACCGGCTGA
- a CDS encoding oxidoreductase, with protein sequence MIGCRIPGLNGWLLQVDGNLFFENSFIDGRLTLTRARVTGELRLSGVTLTAPEIAEEPDSSRATGVWALWAGGLVMEGGVFARHGFTATGGLRLVGAQFNGGLFMEGARIGNPGGDSFTGDDLSASTMILSDGFTATGAVRLAGASVRSRLSLAGAVLGGADVALEAVRLQAGDLELTPAAAVKGSVDLQGAKVAVLHDNEHSWPADSRIDGFEYTAIHAAPDRPDSVAGRLGWIARLPGYAPQPYEQLAGWYRRIGHDGDARRVLLEKQRRRRRTLHPVAQIWGRVLDVTVGYGYRPWQVGLWLLGLALVGTTVFGLQDPRATQPEQSQPFDPLVYTLDLLIPIGGFGMRAAWYWTGATQYLTYALIAAGWLLTTAVVAGVTRSLNRA encoded by the coding sequence ATGATCGGCTGCCGGATCCCCGGCCTGAACGGCTGGCTGCTCCAGGTCGACGGGAACCTGTTCTTCGAGAACTCCTTCATCGACGGACGGCTGACCCTCACCCGCGCCCGCGTCACCGGCGAACTCCGGCTCAGCGGAGTCACCTTGACGGCTCCGGAGATCGCCGAGGAGCCCGACTCCTCCCGTGCGACCGGGGTCTGGGCGCTGTGGGCCGGCGGACTGGTGATGGAGGGCGGCGTCTTCGCCCGCCACGGGTTCACCGCGACGGGCGGTCTGCGGCTGGTGGGCGCGCAGTTCAACGGCGGCCTCTTCATGGAGGGCGCCCGCATCGGCAATCCGGGCGGGGACTCCTTCACCGGCGACGATCTGTCGGCCTCCACGATGATCCTCTCCGACGGCTTCACCGCCACCGGAGCCGTCCGCCTGGCCGGCGCCTCCGTCCGCAGCCGGCTCTCCCTGGCGGGCGCGGTGCTCGGCGGCGCCGACGTGGCGCTGGAGGCCGTCCGGCTGCAGGCGGGCGACCTCGAACTGACCCCGGCAGCGGCCGTCAAGGGCTCGGTGGACCTGCAGGGAGCCAAGGTGGCCGTGCTGCACGACAACGAGCACAGCTGGCCGGCCGACAGCAGGATCGACGGCTTCGAGTACACCGCCATCCACGCCGCCCCCGACCGGCCGGACTCGGTGGCCGGACGGCTCGGCTGGATCGCCCGGCTGCCCGGCTACGCCCCGCAGCCGTACGAGCAACTCGCGGGCTGGTACCGCCGGATCGGTCACGACGGCGACGCCCGGCGGGTGCTGCTGGAGAAGCAGCGGCGCCGACGGCGCACCCTGCACCCCGTGGCGCAGATCTGGGGGCGGGTGCTCGACGTCACCGTCGGCTACGGCTACCGGCCGTGGCAGGTCGGGCTGTGGCTGCTCGGCCTGGCGCTGGTGGGCACCACGGTGTTCGGGCTGCAGGACCCTCGGGCGACCCAGCCGGAGCAGAGCCAGCCCTTCGACCCGCTGGTCTACACGCTCGACCTGCTCATCCCGATCGGTGGCTTCGGCATGCGGGCGGCCTGGTACTGGACCGGCGCGACCCAGTACCTCACGTACGCGCTGATCGCCGCGGGCTGGCTGCTGACCACGGCCGTGGTGGCGGGAGTGACCCGTTCGCTGAACCGAGCCTGA
- a CDS encoding alpha/beta fold hydrolase, with protein MNSTEEFQAWDIHEFGPANATRSVLLLPGGLCSTAFMDDLITEPALADAPVRLVATTVPGFAGTPAPQDLSMENYAALLGTLAAERGCEVVVGHSLGANLALEMVAGGHFTGPVVLLSPAFSRPDEFKQLAVADRLGRLPGIGALTWAAMLWMTPHAMADSLPSARRETLIAELKKNDPAFCRRMTRHYFEYLDHHGSLVPRLRESGARAWVVRGDRDEVGLTDEEHDALEASPRVTMVTIPDAGHMVMTDQPARVAELVAQVALG; from the coding sequence GTGAACAGCACCGAGGAGTTCCAGGCATGGGACATCCACGAGTTCGGGCCCGCCAATGCCACGCGCAGCGTGCTGCTGCTGCCCGGCGGGCTCTGCAGCACGGCGTTCATGGACGACCTGATCACCGAACCGGCGCTGGCCGACGCGCCGGTGCGGCTGGTGGCCACGACCGTCCCGGGCTTCGCCGGCACCCCGGCGCCGCAGGACCTGAGCATGGAGAACTACGCGGCGCTCCTGGGCACCCTCGCCGCGGAACGCGGCTGCGAGGTCGTGGTCGGCCACAGCCTCGGCGCCAACCTGGCCCTGGAGATGGTGGCCGGCGGGCACTTCACCGGCCCGGTCGTGCTGCTGTCCCCGGCGTTCTCCCGGCCTGACGAGTTCAAGCAGCTCGCCGTCGCCGACCGCCTCGGGCGCCTGCCCGGCATCGGGGCCCTGACCTGGGCCGCCATGCTGTGGATGACACCCCACGCGATGGCCGACAGCCTGCCCTCGGCCCGTCGCGAGACCCTGATCGCCGAGCTGAAGAAGAACGACCCGGCGTTCTGCCGCCGGATGACCCGCCACTACTTCGAATACCTGGACCACCACGGCTCGCTGGTCCCCCGGCTCCGCGAGTCGGGTGCGCGGGCCTGGGTCGTCCGCGGCGACCGCGACGAGGTCGGCCTGACCGACGAGGAGCACGACGCACTCGAGGCCAGCCCCCGCGTCACCATGGTCACCATCCCCGACGCGGGCCACATGGTGATGACGGACCAGCCCGCACGGGTCGCCGAACTCGTCGCCCAGGTGGCCCTCGGCTGA
- a CDS encoding YccF domain-containing protein — MKVIDLVLNILWLIFCGIWMAIGYAIAGIICFILIITIPFGIASFRIAGYVLWPFGRTTVERPDAGAASCIGNVIWLVFAGWWLALAHIATSIPLFLTIIGIPFGWANLKMIPISLMPLGREVVSTDERFGGR; from the coding sequence ATGAAGGTGATCGATCTGGTCCTGAACATCCTCTGGCTGATCTTCTGCGGCATTTGGATGGCCATCGGTTATGCCATCGCCGGGATCATCTGCTTCATCCTAATTATCACCATTCCATTTGGAATTGCTTCATTTCGTATTGCCGGATATGTCCTGTGGCCGTTCGGGCGGACGACGGTGGAGCGACCAGATGCCGGCGCGGCGTCGTGTATCGGCAACGTGATCTGGCTGGTGTTCGCGGGTTGGTGGCTGGCGCTCGCTCACATTGCGACGAGCATCCCGCTGTTCCTGACTATCATCGGGATCCCGTTCGGCTGGGCGAACTTGAAGATGATCCCGATCTCCCTGATGCCGCTCGGCCGTGAGGTCGTCTCCACCGACGAGAGGTTCGGCGGTCGCTGA
- a CDS encoding PLP-dependent aminotransferase family protein: MPKNWSGSGPDLHLEIDPGDGRRAGLERALRRAVRDGRLAPGTRLPSTRALAEELGLSRGTVTAAYDQLAAEGYLTARPSSGTVVADLSGRTVDAVTPAAAEAAPRHDLRPGLPDLTAFPARAWLRSTRRVLLEAPPAAIHGHSDPQGRIELRTALAAHLGRTRGVLATPDRIVITSGFYQSISLLAQVLKEGGTRTVAMEDPGHELYREVVRRAGPAVVPLPVDELGAQVDGCPAEAVVVTPAHQYPTGVPLHPRRRQALRDWARRSGGLIVEDDYDGEFRYDRRPVGALQGIAPDHVAYCGSASKALGPALRLGWTVLPRELVGPVVEAKSRADLYTETLGQLVLADLITGHDYDRHVRAARVKYRRRRELLIRRLGPGADLRGVPAGLHALLTLPDDGPGETEVLARCERRGIALRGLADLWHRPDGRMQGLLIGYAAPPEHAYPAALEALAEVLGTPSGRLAGG, encoded by the coding sequence GTGCCGAAAAACTGGTCCGGTTCAGGCCCGGACCTCCACCTCGAGATCGACCCCGGCGACGGGCGCCGCGCCGGCCTGGAGCGGGCGCTGCGCCGGGCGGTACGGGACGGACGGCTGGCACCCGGCACCCGGCTGCCGTCGACCCGCGCGCTGGCCGAGGAGCTCGGGCTCTCCCGGGGCACCGTCACCGCCGCGTACGACCAACTGGCCGCCGAGGGCTACCTGACCGCGCGCCCGAGCTCCGGCACGGTGGTCGCCGACCTGTCCGGCCGGACCGTGGACGCCGTCACTCCGGCGGCGGCCGAGGCCGCACCCCGGCACGACCTGCGGCCCGGACTGCCCGATCTGACGGCCTTCCCCGCCCGGGCCTGGCTGCGCTCCACCCGCCGGGTGCTGCTCGAGGCACCCCCGGCGGCGATCCACGGCCACAGCGACCCGCAGGGCCGTATCGAACTGCGGACCGCCCTCGCCGCCCATCTCGGCCGGACCCGCGGCGTGCTCGCCACCCCCGACCGCATCGTCATCACCTCCGGCTTCTACCAGTCCATCAGCCTGCTCGCGCAGGTGCTGAAGGAAGGCGGCACCCGGACGGTCGCCATGGAGGACCCGGGCCACGAGCTCTACCGCGAGGTCGTCCGCCGGGCCGGCCCGGCCGTGGTGCCGCTGCCCGTCGACGAGCTGGGCGCCCAGGTCGACGGCTGTCCGGCCGAGGCCGTCGTGGTCACCCCGGCGCACCAGTACCCCACCGGTGTGCCGCTCCACCCCCGGCGGCGGCAGGCCCTGCGCGACTGGGCGCGGAGAAGCGGCGGGCTGATCGTCGAGGACGACTACGACGGGGAGTTCAGGTACGACCGGCGGCCGGTCGGCGCCCTCCAGGGCATCGCGCCCGACCACGTCGCGTACTGCGGCAGCGCGTCCAAGGCCCTCGGCCCGGCACTGCGGCTGGGCTGGACGGTCCTGCCCCGGGAGCTCGTCGGCCCGGTGGTGGAGGCCAAGAGCCGCGCCGACCTGTACACCGAGACCCTCGGCCAGCTCGTCCTGGCCGACCTGATCACGGGTCACGACTACGACCGGCACGTCAGGGCCGCCCGGGTGAAGTACCGCCGGCGCCGCGAGCTGCTGATCCGCCGGCTGGGCCCCGGGGCAGACCTGCGCGGCGTCCCCGCCGGGCTGCACGCGCTGCTCACCCTGCCCGACGACGGCCCCGGCGAGACGGAGGTGCTCGCCCGCTGTGAGCGGCGCGGCATCGCCCTGCGCGGCCTCGCCGACCTGTGGCACCGGCCGGACGGCCGGATGCAGGGCCTGCTCATCGGCTACGCCGCACCCCCCGAACACGCCTACCCGGCGGCGCTGGAGGCCCTCGCCGAGGTGCTGGGTACGCCATCCGGGCGTCTCGCGGGCGGGTGA
- a CDS encoding DUF2254 domain-containing protein, with translation MHPRGEALREYLRGALWVLPGIAVVLALVAGSTLSHVRVRPHSPLHPLAFAGTADDARQVLIAIASTMVTVIALVLGLTVVALQVASTQFSPRLLRNFLRDRPNQVVLAVFVATFAYSTAGLYTVGVSGGGDVDEFPRIAVTGAIVLVFVSLGMLVFFVHHVAHSIQIDTVMTTVARTTARGVLTWTAAEPAVDIEGPAPPPEAVVLTASRSGYLQTAHPERLLAAAQEQDVVVSVLPWVGDHVVANVSPLALVWRSDGGVVKSPDSLARALRRAVQLGPERTLQQDTAFGMRQLVDIALRTLSPAINDPYSAVQVLDRLSTVVCLLGIRASGDTLCHDPSGTVRVVSRGPAFADHLDLACGQIRRYGAAEPAVCLALLRMLGTTATVVTDPLRREAIAEQARLVLLDAEARIAQPADLTAVRALGARLDLA, from the coding sequence ATGCATCCGCGCGGCGAGGCGCTCAGAGAGTACCTGCGCGGCGCGCTGTGGGTGCTGCCCGGCATCGCGGTCGTGCTGGCGCTGGTCGCGGGAAGCACACTCTCCCACGTACGGGTCCGACCTCACTCGCCCCTGCACCCGCTGGCCTTCGCCGGTACGGCGGACGACGCCCGCCAGGTGCTGATCGCCATCGCCTCGACCATGGTGACCGTCATCGCGCTGGTGCTCGGCCTCACCGTGGTGGCCCTGCAGGTGGCATCGACGCAGTTCTCACCGAGGCTGCTGCGGAACTTCCTGCGCGACCGGCCCAACCAGGTCGTCCTCGCCGTGTTCGTCGCCACCTTCGCGTACAGCACCGCAGGCCTGTACACGGTCGGCGTCTCCGGCGGCGGCGATGTCGACGAGTTCCCGCGGATCGCGGTCACCGGGGCGATCGTGCTGGTCTTCGTCAGCCTGGGGATGCTCGTCTTCTTCGTTCACCACGTCGCGCACTCGATCCAGATCGACACCGTGATGACCACCGTCGCCCGGACCACGGCCCGCGGTGTCCTCACCTGGACCGCCGCCGAGCCGGCCGTCGACATCGAAGGGCCGGCCCCGCCACCGGAGGCGGTCGTCCTCACCGCCTCCCGCTCGGGTTACCTGCAGACCGCGCACCCGGAGCGGTTGCTGGCCGCGGCGCAGGAGCAGGACGTCGTGGTCAGCGTCCTGCCCTGGGTCGGTGACCACGTCGTCGCGAACGTCAGCCCGCTCGCCCTGGTGTGGCGCAGCGACGGTGGCGTGGTGAAGTCCCCGGATTCGCTGGCCCGGGCACTGCGCCGTGCCGTACAGCTCGGCCCCGAGCGCACCTTGCAGCAGGACACGGCCTTCGGCATGCGGCAGCTGGTCGACATCGCCCTGCGCACCCTCTCCCCCGCGATCAACGACCCCTACAGCGCGGTCCAGGTGCTCGACCGCCTCTCGACCGTCGTCTGCCTGCTCGGCATCCGCGCATCGGGCGACACCCTCTGCCACGACCCCTCCGGTACGGTCCGGGTGGTCAGCCGCGGGCCCGCCTTCGCCGACCACCTCGACCTCGCGTGCGGCCAGATCCGCCGGTACGGCGCCGCCGAGCCCGCAGTGTGCCTGGCGCTCCTTCGGATGCTGGGAACCACCGCCACGGTCGTCACCGACCCGCTGCGCCGGGAGGCGATCGCCGAGCAGGCCCGGCTGGTGCTCCTCGACGCGGAGGCCCGCATCGCCCAGCCTGCCGACCTGACGGCCGTCCGCGCACTCGGCGCGCGCCTCGACCTGGCGTGA